The following proteins are encoded in a genomic region of Maribacter hydrothermalis:
- a CDS encoding DUF5694 domain-containing protein, which translates to MKKLIFILSLSLLACTDGTTPELTENASTVAPKKTDKIQVLNVGFFHFGTTSDATKVDFDENNAKEQEEVRELSKLLSQFKPTIICLEYTPEIDDKINEAYQNFLKNPDKLDTEYGELGMVGYDVARINGLKKVYGIDNYIGYNYSVGDFIENSPELTNAIDAETYLEITNNPLKEHPELDALNKNFDSLSLLEKIKLTNHPVMLDYSLNTNADKLFYVGIDDNFVGADQAALFYQRNMRIFSNLNRIKMKKADRVLIIMGSAHTAMLREFINRSPKFEMVNTLDYLN; encoded by the coding sequence ATGAAGAAACTCATTTTTATCCTTTCCCTTTCTTTACTGGCCTGCACAGATGGCACTACACCTGAATTAACTGAAAATGCAAGTACAGTAGCACCAAAAAAAACCGACAAAATACAAGTTTTAAATGTTGGTTTTTTTCATTTTGGAACAACAAGTGATGCCACTAAAGTAGATTTCGACGAAAACAATGCAAAAGAACAAGAAGAAGTACGTGAGCTATCTAAGTTACTTTCACAATTTAAACCTACTATTATTTGCTTGGAATATACCCCAGAAATTGATGATAAAATAAATGAGGCATATCAAAATTTCCTTAAAAACCCAGATAAGCTTGATACGGAATATGGTGAATTAGGCATGGTGGGTTATGATGTTGCCAGAATAAACGGACTAAAAAAAGTATACGGTATTGATAACTACATTGGGTACAATTATAGCGTGGGAGATTTTATTGAAAACAGTCCTGAACTTACCAATGCCATTGATGCTGAAACTTATTTGGAGATTACGAATAATCCATTAAAAGAGCACCCTGAGTTAGATGCTCTTAATAAGAACTTCGATAGTTTATCGCTACTTGAGAAAATAAAACTAACGAACCATCCGGTAATGCTGGACTATTCTTTAAATACTAACGCAGACAAACTTTTTTATGTAGGTATAGATGACAATTTTGTAGGTGCTGACCAAGCTGCCCTATTCTACCAACGTAACATGAGAATATTTTCGAATCTTAACAGAATAAAAATGAAAAAGGCAGACAGAGTTCTTATTATTATGGGCTCTGCACATACCGCAATGTTACGTGAATTTATAAACAGGAGTCCAAAATTTGAAATGGTAAATACATTGGATTATCTAAACTAA
- a CDS encoding Fic family protein, protein MKIEMPPQFDIDYTDYIDSIGNDDILPFLHEADKRYFYWSEIKHRPNMPFDSPESAWKMVKTHRKISGKSLYFHNHKFTYNLTSYIQKDLHLFDLKLIGGLYKNSITPQDQQEYFKNSLVEEAIASSQIEGAATTTDVARDMLKSGRKPRNESEQMIINNFRAIREIENRLDEDLSTQLILEIHELMTTKTEASKYAGKFRDHPVYVKDHVDGEIAFTAPKHEEVDNLIESIIYFINNEEDFIHPIIKASVLHFMIGYIHPFGDGNGRTARALFYWYLIKKGYTLLKHISISKAILNSRTSYDKAFLRTENDENDLTYFIMYSMKSLRVAFQNLVNYRDKKRAERQRASELMYELVKSDFNKRQADLLSYLFIKPISEITIQAYSSKHDVVRQTASRDLTDLEERGFLVKLKDGKNIVYKLTNRARIDEYLER, encoded by the coding sequence ATGAAAATAGAAATGCCGCCCCAGTTTGATATAGATTATACAGATTATATCGACTCTATTGGTAATGATGATATCCTACCTTTTCTTCACGAAGCGGACAAAAGATATTTCTATTGGTCTGAAATCAAACACAGACCCAACATGCCATTCGATAGTCCAGAGAGCGCATGGAAAATGGTTAAAACACATAGAAAAATTTCTGGAAAAAGTCTTTACTTCCATAACCATAAATTTACTTATAATTTAACTTCATATATACAAAAAGATTTACATCTTTTTGATTTAAAACTGATTGGAGGTCTTTATAAAAATTCTATCACGCCTCAAGACCAACAAGAATATTTCAAGAATTCTCTGGTAGAAGAAGCGATAGCATCATCCCAAATAGAAGGAGCAGCCACAACGACAGATGTCGCTCGTGATATGTTGAAATCTGGACGAAAGCCAAGAAATGAGTCGGAACAAATGATAATCAACAACTTTCGGGCAATCCGAGAAATTGAAAACCGTTTAGATGAAGATTTATCAACTCAGTTGATTTTAGAAATTCATGAATTGATGACAACCAAAACCGAGGCAAGTAAATATGCCGGAAAGTTTAGAGACCATCCGGTTTATGTAAAAGACCATGTGGATGGAGAAATTGCATTTACAGCTCCAAAACATGAAGAAGTTGATAATTTAATAGAAAGCATAATCTATTTCATAAACAATGAAGAAGATTTTATTCACCCTATCATAAAAGCTTCAGTACTACATTTCATGATTGGCTATATTCATCCCTTTGGAGATGGAAACGGTAGAACGGCAAGAGCATTATTTTATTGGTATTTGATTAAAAAAGGATATACCCTTCTAAAACATATTTCAATCTCAAAAGCCATTCTTAATTCGAGAACCAGTTACGACAAAGCTTTTTTACGGACAGAAAACGATGAAAATGATTTAACTTATTTTATAATGTATTCTATGAAAAGCTTACGAGTTGCTTTTCAAAACTTAGTGAATTATAGAGATAAAAAAAGAGCGGAAAGACAGAGAGCTTCAGAACTCATGTATGAATTAGTGAAAAGTGATTTTAATAAAAGACAAGCGGACTTACTTTCATATTTATTCATTAAACCGATATCAGAAATAACAATACAAGCTTATTCTTCCAAACATGATGTTGTAAGGCAAACAGCCAGTAGAGATTTAACTGATTTGGAAGAAAGAGGTTTTTTAGTAAAACTCAAAGACGGAAAAAATATCGTTTATAAATTGACAAATAGAGCAAGGATTGATGAATATCTTGAAAGATAA
- a CDS encoding IS1182 family transposase: protein MQGKKEYQEKLFASFQLSERIPKNNFYRRLGSALDLGFLYKLTRPYYGESGQKSIDPVVFFKLCLVGYLENLISDRKLIAHCSMRLDILYFIGYDIDEELPWHSTISRTRQLFPESVFEEVFTNILQLCIEKGMVSGHTQAIDSAPVKANASMDTLELKVPEEELKEHLVRIRAISAMDREVPHRKSKDNKADKGDRSITASGKELNAIKSRNKKWAKDQDQRPGAGNKGAKYTSNKTHYSPTDPDARISVKPGKARKLNYLSQLSVDTAHHVITDIRAYHADGKDNQQLQDIVQRLQRRLWQQGLVFENCVADTGYSSGENYAFLENQGLKSFIPPHGTYKGGPDGFTYIREHDNYLCPQGKVIPFKKVFLDSRTKTKKKAYRASSKICKGCSIMESCLGKVNEKQFSVTYYRAEYERNIARVESPQGRYMKGKRQSTVEPVFGTLTQFMGMRKINTIGLEQANKVMHLSAIAYNLKKYLKFELKRSNSGLAKLAFKVFIKSTVQDMFSVFLRHQKVTF, encoded by the coding sequence ATGCAGGGAAAAAAGGAGTACCAGGAGAAGCTTTTCGCTAGTTTCCAACTTAGTGAACGTATACCGAAGAACAATTTTTACAGGCGTTTGGGATCCGCCCTTGATCTTGGTTTCCTCTATAAGTTGACTCGGCCCTATTATGGGGAGAGCGGTCAAAAGAGCATAGACCCCGTGGTGTTCTTCAAGCTTTGTCTGGTGGGTTATCTGGAGAACCTTATCAGCGACCGTAAACTGATTGCGCATTGTTCGATGCGCTTGGACATTCTTTATTTCATAGGCTATGACATTGATGAGGAACTTCCATGGCACAGTACCATAAGCCGTACACGCCAACTGTTTCCAGAGTCCGTTTTCGAGGAAGTGTTCACGAATATTTTACAGTTGTGTATAGAAAAGGGAATGGTAAGTGGTCATACCCAAGCGATAGATTCGGCACCGGTAAAGGCGAACGCGAGTATGGATACCTTGGAACTGAAAGTGCCCGAGGAAGAACTAAAGGAGCACTTGGTGCGGATACGGGCGATCAGCGCCATGGACAGGGAAGTGCCACACCGTAAGTCCAAGGATAATAAAGCGGATAAGGGCGATCGTAGTATTACCGCAAGTGGAAAGGAGCTGAATGCGATAAAGAGCCGTAACAAGAAGTGGGCGAAGGATCAGGATCAAAGACCCGGTGCAGGTAATAAAGGTGCGAAGTACACCAGTAACAAAACACATTATAGCCCAACGGACCCCGATGCCAGGATAAGTGTGAAACCCGGCAAGGCCAGAAAGCTGAACTATCTTTCTCAACTTAGTGTTGACACGGCGCATCATGTTATAACCGACATCAGGGCGTACCATGCAGATGGAAAGGATAACCAGCAATTACAGGATATCGTACAACGCTTGCAAAGAAGATTATGGCAACAAGGTCTGGTATTTGAAAACTGCGTGGCCGATACGGGGTATAGTAGCGGGGAGAACTATGCATTTCTGGAAAACCAAGGGCTAAAAAGTTTCATTCCACCGCATGGCACCTATAAAGGTGGTCCCGATGGGTTTACGTACATCAGGGAACACGACAATTATCTATGCCCACAGGGCAAGGTGATCCCTTTCAAAAAAGTGTTCCTTGACAGCCGGACCAAGACCAAAAAGAAGGCGTACCGCGCGTCGAGCAAGATCTGCAAGGGCTGCTCGATCATGGAAAGCTGCCTTGGAAAGGTCAACGAGAAACAGTTCTCGGTCACGTATTATCGGGCGGAATACGAACGGAACATCGCAAGGGTCGAGAGCCCACAGGGCAGGTATATGAAGGGTAAACGACAAAGCACCGTAGAACCCGTTTTCGGTACCCTCACCCAGTTCATGGGCATGCGCAAGATAAATACGATAGGTCTGGAACAGGCCAACAAGGTGATGCACCTCTCCGCAATCGCCTATAACCTTAAGAAGTACCTGAAATTTGAACTGAAACGTTCAAATAGTGGGCTAGCAAAGCTTGCTTTTAAGGTCTTTATAAAAAGTACTGTCCAAGATATGTTTTCAGTATTCCTAAGGCATCAAAAAGTGACATTCTAA
- a CDS encoding ankyrin repeat domain-containing protein — MKTLTQIALTALLFVSFTGIAQQKNELLDRNFWKSNPDVATIKQKIAEGNDPTVMDSNSFDATTLAITSKADTEVVKYLLSLEGNEVDKKTHDSRIYLHWASYAGDAELVKYLLDNGASVTALDSHRYTPLTFGANAGLTNPEIYKAFEAKGVNLVEEKNEHGANLLLLAAPSLKNEADLKFFLDNGLALDSKDEDGNGIFNYASKKGNIDFLKLLVEKGVDYKSLNNKGGNAFMFASQSGRGFSNGLPVYVYLKGLGLEPNIVETSGSTPLHRLASGNKDAAIFELFLKAGADVNQADEEGNTPFLNAAARNELAIVQLLAKDVQDFNTANKAGETALMLAAHDNNSKVVGFLIENGAEVNVQDATGNTAAYFLAESYTKRNADAFDAKLSLLTSKGLKLNAVQGEGNTLYHVAAKKNDLELLKKISEFNIDVNAKNDEGMTALHVAAMKAENDKLLKFLLAKGADAHSKTDFEETVYDLASENEMLQKGNTSLTFLKQ, encoded by the coding sequence ATGAAAACCTTAACACAAATAGCTTTAACCGCCCTATTGTTTGTAAGCTTTACAGGTATAGCACAACAGAAGAACGAATTGTTGGACCGTAATTTCTGGAAAAGCAATCCTGATGTTGCCACCATAAAACAGAAAATAGCCGAAGGTAACGACCCAACTGTAATGGACTCCAATTCTTTTGACGCTACTACGTTGGCGATTACCAGTAAAGCCGATACCGAGGTCGTTAAATACTTACTATCCTTAGAAGGTAATGAGGTAGATAAGAAAACACATGATAGCCGTATTTATTTGCATTGGGCAAGTTATGCCGGTGATGCAGAATTGGTAAAATACTTATTGGATAATGGTGCTTCGGTTACCGCTTTGGATAGCCACCGCTATACGCCACTTACTTTTGGTGCAAATGCGGGACTTACAAACCCTGAAATTTATAAAGCTTTTGAGGCGAAAGGCGTTAACTTGGTCGAAGAGAAAAATGAACATGGTGCAAACCTTTTATTATTGGCAGCACCTTCTTTAAAGAATGAAGCAGATTTAAAATTCTTTTTGGATAATGGCTTGGCTTTAGATAGTAAAGATGAAGATGGAAACGGAATTTTTAATTACGCTTCTAAAAAAGGCAATATCGATTTTCTAAAATTGCTCGTTGAAAAGGGTGTGGATTATAAATCGTTGAACAATAAGGGTGGTAATGCTTTTATGTTCGCATCGCAAAGTGGTCGCGGTTTTAGTAATGGACTTCCGGTCTATGTTTACTTAAAAGGTCTAGGTTTGGAACCTAATATTGTAGAAACTAGCGGAAGCACACCTTTACACCGTTTGGCTTCTGGAAATAAAGATGCTGCAATTTTTGAACTTTTCCTAAAAGCAGGTGCAGATGTAAACCAAGCTGATGAAGAAGGGAATACGCCGTTCTTAAATGCCGCTGCTAGAAACGAGCTTGCAATAGTTCAACTGTTAGCTAAAGATGTGCAGGATTTTAATACCGCAAATAAAGCTGGTGAAACTGCATTAATGTTGGCCGCTCATGACAACAATTCAAAGGTTGTAGGGTTTTTAATTGAAAACGGTGCGGAAGTCAATGTCCAAGATGCTACAGGTAATACTGCTGCTTATTTCTTGGCAGAATCTTATACTAAAAGAAATGCAGATGCTTTTGATGCGAAACTGTCTTTGTTGACGTCTAAAGGATTAAAATTGAATGCCGTGCAAGGGGAGGGAAATACCTTATATCATGTTGCCGCTAAGAAAAATGACCTTGAGTTATTGAAAAAGATATCTGAATTTAATATCGACGTAAATGCGAAAAATGATGAGGGTATGACGGCTTTACACGTAGCGGCAATGAAGGCGGAGAATGATAAACTTCTTAAATTTTTACTAGCTAAAGGCGCCGATGCGCATAGTAAAACCGATTTTGAAGAGACTGTTTACGATTTAGCTAGTGAAAACGAAATGTTACAGAAAGGGAATACGTCATTGACTTTTTTAAAGCAATAG
- a CDS encoding DUF2271 domain-containing protein has translation MKRFLKIIPAIVLVGSLLSAFIVVDKTTVKCLIQLTNYSGEGAYLIVSIVDTDNEYVETLYVQGKDNEWYSEITEWWKFYGKNRPNIDAISGETISGGERALNVLQIPNDKIDKGYNLRFETSVEDQGYYADDIQFPLTTENLTTKVEGKGFIRYVRMLPQ, from the coding sequence ATGAAAAGATTTTTAAAAATTATTCCGGCAATAGTATTGGTTGGGTCATTGTTATCAGCATTTATCGTAGTTGATAAAACCACCGTAAAATGTCTTATTCAGTTAACCAATTATTCTGGTGAAGGTGCCTATTTAATCGTATCTATCGTTGACACCGATAATGAATATGTGGAAACCTTGTACGTACAAGGTAAAGACAATGAATGGTACAGCGAAATTACCGAGTGGTGGAAATTTTATGGAAAAAACCGTCCAAATATTGATGCTATTTCGGGGGAAACCATAAGTGGAGGAGAACGTGCGTTAAATGTTTTGCAAATACCTAATGATAAAATAGATAAAGGCTACAACTTGCGTTTTGAAACCTCGGTGGAGGATCAAGGGTATTATGCAGATGATATTCAGTTTCCTTTGACTACGGAGAATTTAACAACCAAAGTTGAAGGAAAAGGATTTATCCGTTACGTACGCATGCTGCCTCAGTAA